A DNA window from Ctenopharyngodon idella isolate HZGC_01 chromosome 8, HZGC01, whole genome shotgun sequence contains the following coding sequences:
- the LOC127517544 gene encoding uncharacterized protein LOC127517544 isoform X2, which yields MKHDRMCGSRCLGPMTFNVDLTGQYVTLSQGGRLASRDTSNFMNGLVFLSRTVKVDEKLCICIEDCTSSWDGALRVGFTNICPQRNNIPPASIPNLRDTEGYCVVPVPEDLCRRGVELQFWMNYAGMVIVQEKGREKYYLKAKGLNLNNPLWVFIDLYGNTSAVRLLGSRRGSRTSCPVCPIDGGIKLSTRQFERQVSEEEHNHKTDTRMVQKTSSYWKPSLFLVQYANQTTVPSSKEHSDLTRAGLGIPVQESRGIDLNWTWRELNRFICSRYPLVNLDLIGFLFAKADKRGRLCRLHADTLKKIKKELGDSILYIIPETDIVLNEMTAHTLSSIMNANAFSPSRSPPPVPVQERHRLTSTNSYLSDNYSSMNPDDGGAKIAGDL from the exons ATGA aGCACGATCGCATGTGTGGCAGTCGATGTCTGGGCCCAATGACTTTCAACGTGGACCTGACAGGACAATATGTGACCCTCAGCCAAGGAGGGCGACTCGCGTCCAGAGACACctcaaactttatgaatggtTTGGTGTTTCTTAGCCGAACAGTAAAGGTGGACGAAAAGCTGTGTATATGTATTGAGGACTGCACCTCGTCATGGGATGGAGCTCTCCGTGTGGGTTTCACCAACATCTGCCCACAAAGAAACAATATACCACCTGCCTCTATACCAAACCTCAGGGACACAGAGGGATACTGCGTTGTGCCAGTGCCAGAGGACTTGTGTAGGCGTGGTGTAGAGCTTCAGTTTTGGATGAACTATGCAGGCATGGTTATTGTTCAAGAGAAAGGCAGGGAGAAATATTACCTGAAAGCAAAAGGACTGAACCTGAATAATCCATTGTGGGTTTTCATTGATTTGTATGGAAACACAAGTGCTGTCCGCCTTCTGG GCTCAAGGAGGGGCAGTCGAACATCATGCCCAGTTTGTCCCATAGACGGTGGCATCAAGTTGTCGACAAGACAGTTTGAGAGACAAGTGTCAGAGGAAGAGCATAACCATAAAACAG ACACCAGAATGGTCCAGAAAACATCATCTTACTGGAAACCGAGTCTCTTCCTTGTACAGTATGCCAACCAGACCACCGTCCCAAGCTCCAAAGAACATTCAGATCTCACAAGAGCTGGTTTAG GCATTCCTGTTCAGGAATCAAGAGGAATAGATCTAAACTGGACTTGGAGAGAGCTGAATCGCTTCATTTGCTCCAGATATCCCTTGGTCAATCTGGATTTGATTGGTTTCCTTTTTGCGAAGGCTGATAAACGTGGAAGACTTTGCAGATTACATGCAGACACtctgaagaaaataaaaaaggagcTGGGTGACagcatactgtatataattcCTGAGACAGACATTGTTTTAAATGAG ATGACTGCACACACACTATCATCAATCATGAATGCAAATGCTTTCTCACCATCACGCTCTCCTCCACCTGTTCCTGTACAAGAGAGGCACCGGTTGACTTCAACCAATAGTTATCTTTCAGATAACTACTCTTCAATG AATCCTGATGATGGAGGTGCAAAGATCGCTGGGGATCTTTGA
- the LOC127517544 gene encoding G2/M phase-specific E3 ubiquitin-protein ligase-like isoform X1, translating into MKHDRMCGSRCLGPMTFNVDLTGQYVTLSQGGRLASRDTSNFMNGLVFLSRTVKVDEKLCICIEDCTSSWDGALRVGFTNICPQRNNIPPASIPNLRDTEGYCVVPVPEDLCRRGVELQFWMNYAGMVIVQEKGREKYYLKAKGLNLNNPLWVFIDLYGNTSAVRLLGSRRGSRTSCPVCPIDGGIKLSTRQFERQVSEEEHNHKTDTRMVQKTSSYWKPSLFLVQYANQTTVPSSKEHSDLTRAGLGIPVQESRGIDLNWTWRELNRFICSRYPLVNLDLIGFLFAKADKRGRLCRLHADTLKKIKKELGDSILYIIPETDIVLNEMTAHTLSSIMNANAFSPSRSPPPVPVQERHRLTSTNSYLSDNYSSMEDMDVSSLLREFQHMHLSASEHVSVLVSRNKLLQSAKDALSNCNFPWTKIPFVTFVGEQALDCGGPRREFFRILMMEVQRSLGIFEGQSGHLFFTYDQMALEEHKYELAGKLIAWSVAHGGPGLKALDPCLYQLMCTQECRLVDFDWQLIPDADIQEKLKKILSCKTMDDLRSLQREHGDWICDCGFPGIYKPEVSIQDVPKIYSYAVRHYIYLRTSNMIHQFTKGLNAYGQFWDMVRTHWVEFLPIFTHMHEPLSRSTFTALFQIHWSKAGTKKRAAEEETLHYWELVLKMIEDKKPKAPQNELHFEEILAFTTGADEVPPLGFSQKPSINFYQPEEHGCRLPYANTCMMGLFLPRVVKDEVELYKMLLRAIRDSSEFGRT; encoded by the exons ATGA aGCACGATCGCATGTGTGGCAGTCGATGTCTGGGCCCAATGACTTTCAACGTGGACCTGACAGGACAATATGTGACCCTCAGCCAAGGAGGGCGACTCGCGTCCAGAGACACctcaaactttatgaatggtTTGGTGTTTCTTAGCCGAACAGTAAAGGTGGACGAAAAGCTGTGTATATGTATTGAGGACTGCACCTCGTCATGGGATGGAGCTCTCCGTGTGGGTTTCACCAACATCTGCCCACAAAGAAACAATATACCACCTGCCTCTATACCAAACCTCAGGGACACAGAGGGATACTGCGTTGTGCCAGTGCCAGAGGACTTGTGTAGGCGTGGTGTAGAGCTTCAGTTTTGGATGAACTATGCAGGCATGGTTATTGTTCAAGAGAAAGGCAGGGAGAAATATTACCTGAAAGCAAAAGGACTGAACCTGAATAATCCATTGTGGGTTTTCATTGATTTGTATGGAAACACAAGTGCTGTCCGCCTTCTGG GCTCAAGGAGGGGCAGTCGAACATCATGCCCAGTTTGTCCCATAGACGGTGGCATCAAGTTGTCGACAAGACAGTTTGAGAGACAAGTGTCAGAGGAAGAGCATAACCATAAAACAG ACACCAGAATGGTCCAGAAAACATCATCTTACTGGAAACCGAGTCTCTTCCTTGTACAGTATGCCAACCAGACCACCGTCCCAAGCTCCAAAGAACATTCAGATCTCACAAGAGCTGGTTTAG GCATTCCTGTTCAGGAATCAAGAGGAATAGATCTAAACTGGACTTGGAGAGAGCTGAATCGCTTCATTTGCTCCAGATATCCCTTGGTCAATCTGGATTTGATTGGTTTCCTTTTTGCGAAGGCTGATAAACGTGGAAGACTTTGCAGATTACATGCAGACACtctgaagaaaataaaaaaggagcTGGGTGACagcatactgtatataattcCTGAGACAGACATTGTTTTAAATGAG ATGACTGCACACACACTATCATCAATCATGAATGCAAATGCTTTCTCACCATCACGCTCTCCTCCACCTGTTCCTGTACAAGAGAGGCACCGGTTGACTTCAACCAATAGTTATCTTTCAGATAACTACTCTTCAATG GAGGACATGGACGTTAGCTCTTTGCTCAGAGAGTTTCAGCACATGCATCTCAGTGCCAGTGAGCACGTTTCAGTATTGGTTTCTCGTAACAAGTTGCTGCAGAGTGCAAAAGATGCTCTTTCCAATTGCAATTTCCCTTGGACAAAAATACCTTTTGTGACATTTGTTGGTGAGCAAGCACTCGACTGTGGAGGTCCACGGAGAGAGTTTTTTAG AATCCTGATGATGGAGGTGCAAAGATCGCTGGGGATCTTTGAGGGGCAGTCTGGACACTTGTTCTTCACCTATGACCAGATGGCCTTGGAGGAACACAAGTATGAGTTGGCAGGGAAGCTGATTGCATGGTCTGTGGCTCATGGTGGACCAGGACTCAAAGCTCTTGACCCTTGCCTGTACCAGCTGATGTGCACCCAAGAATGTCGACTGGTAGACTTCGACTGGCAACTAATACCAGATGCTGACATTCAGGAAAAACTGAAAAAG ATTTTGTCATGTAAAACGATGGACGACCTCCGTAGTCTGCAGAGAGAGCATGGTGACTGGATCTGTGACTGTGGATTCCCTGGAATATATAAACCTGAAGTTTCCATCCAAGATGTACCAAAGATTTACTCCTATGCAGTTCGACATTACATATATCTTAG AACATCCAATATGATTCATCAGTTCACAAAGGGACTGAATGCTTATGGACAGTTTTGGGATATGGTAAGAACTCACTGGGTTGAGTTTCTGCCCATCTTTACCCACATGCATGAGCCCCTTTCCAGAAGCACATTCACAGCCCTGTTCCAAATCCACTGGAGTAAAGCAGGGACCAAGAAGAGGGCTGCTGAAGAGGAGACTTTACATTACTGGGAACTGGTGCTTAAGATGATCGAGG ATAAAAAACCAAAAGCTCCCCAAAACGAGTTGCATTTTGAGGAGATTTTGGCATTTACAACTGGAGCAGATGAAGTCCCACCGCTTGGGTTCTCACAGAAGCCAAGCATTAACTTCTACCAGCCAGAGGAGCATGGATGCCGTCTACCATATGCTAACACATGCATGATGGGATTGTTCCTGCCCAGGGTTGTAAAAGATGAGGTGGAACTTTACAAAATGCTTCTGAGAGCAATCCGAGACTCATCTGAATTTGGGAGAACATAA
- the LOC127517544 gene encoding G2/M phase-specific E3 ubiquitin-protein ligase-like isoform X3, which yields MDVSSLLREFQHMHLSASEHVSVLVSRNKLLQSAKDALSNCNFPWTKIPFVTFVGEQALDCGGPRREFFRILMMEVQRSLGIFEGQSGHLFFTYDQMALEEHKYELAGKLIAWSVAHGGPGLKALDPCLYQLMCTQECRLVDFDWQLIPDADIQEKLKKILSCKTMDDLRSLQREHGDWICDCGFPGIYKPEVSIQDVPKIYSYAVRHYIYLRTSNMIHQFTKGLNAYGQFWDMVRTHWVEFLPIFTHMHEPLSRSTFTALFQIHWSKAGTKKRAAEEETLHYWELVLKMIEDKKPKAPQNELHFEEILAFTTGADEVPPLGFSQKPSINFYQPEEHGCRLPYANTCMMGLFLPRVVKDEVELYKMLLRAIRDSSEFGRT from the exons ATGGACGTTAGCTCTTTGCTCAGAGAGTTTCAGCACATGCATCTCAGTGCCAGTGAGCACGTTTCAGTATTGGTTTCTCGTAACAAGTTGCTGCAGAGTGCAAAAGATGCTCTTTCCAATTGCAATTTCCCTTGGACAAAAATACCTTTTGTGACATTTGTTGGTGAGCAAGCACTCGACTGTGGAGGTCCACGGAGAGAGTTTTTTAG AATCCTGATGATGGAGGTGCAAAGATCGCTGGGGATCTTTGAGGGGCAGTCTGGACACTTGTTCTTCACCTATGACCAGATGGCCTTGGAGGAACACAAGTATGAGTTGGCAGGGAAGCTGATTGCATGGTCTGTGGCTCATGGTGGACCAGGACTCAAAGCTCTTGACCCTTGCCTGTACCAGCTGATGTGCACCCAAGAATGTCGACTGGTAGACTTCGACTGGCAACTAATACCAGATGCTGACATTCAGGAAAAACTGAAAAAG ATTTTGTCATGTAAAACGATGGACGACCTCCGTAGTCTGCAGAGAGAGCATGGTGACTGGATCTGTGACTGTGGATTCCCTGGAATATATAAACCTGAAGTTTCCATCCAAGATGTACCAAAGATTTACTCCTATGCAGTTCGACATTACATATATCTTAG AACATCCAATATGATTCATCAGTTCACAAAGGGACTGAATGCTTATGGACAGTTTTGGGATATGGTAAGAACTCACTGGGTTGAGTTTCTGCCCATCTTTACCCACATGCATGAGCCCCTTTCCAGAAGCACATTCACAGCCCTGTTCCAAATCCACTGGAGTAAAGCAGGGACCAAGAAGAGGGCTGCTGAAGAGGAGACTTTACATTACTGGGAACTGGTGCTTAAGATGATCGAGG ATAAAAAACCAAAAGCTCCCCAAAACGAGTTGCATTTTGAGGAGATTTTGGCATTTACAACTGGAGCAGATGAAGTCCCACCGCTTGGGTTCTCACAGAAGCCAAGCATTAACTTCTACCAGCCAGAGGAGCATGGATGCCGTCTACCATATGCTAACACATGCATGATGGGATTGTTCCTGCCCAGGGTTGTAAAAGATGAGGTGGAACTTTACAAAATGCTTCTGAGAGCAATCCGAGACTCATCTGAATTTGGGAGAACATAA